The following proteins are encoded in a genomic region of Arachis ipaensis cultivar K30076 chromosome B02, Araip1.1, whole genome shotgun sequence:
- the LOC107625399 gene encoding probable E3 ubiquitin-protein ligase RHC1A encodes MSSSRNTHWCYSCRRPIRLGWRDAVCPSCNEGFIQELNDMVHVNPLEFFGLDNNEEHDQRFGLMETFSSFMRQQMADRSHSHDIRAQSESISEQGAGFAPLLIFGGQIPFRLSGHGGFEALFNGTPGIGLTRGNTGDYFIGPGLEELFEQLSANTRQGPPPASRSSIDAMPTIKVTQRHLRSDSHCPVCKDKFEVGTEARQMPCNHMYHSDCIVPWLVQHNSCPVCRQELPPQGLSGNQGLNGRSRGNFSGSSSGRSGRENQGRRNPFSFLWRFRSSNSSSNDRATRSSSPTPSFPDSSHHTEYSGWPFE; translated from the coding sequence ATGTCAAGCAGCAGGAACACTCATTGGTGTTACAGTTGCAGGAGGCCAATTCGACTGGGATGGCGAGATGCGGTTTGCCCTAGCTGTAATGAGGGATTTATTCAGGAACTTAATGATATGGTGCATGTTAACCCTCTGGAATTCTTTGGACTAGATAACAATGAAGAGCATGACCAAAGATTTGGACTTATGGAAACTTTCTCTTCCTTTATGCGGCAGCAAATGGCAGACAGAAGTCATAGCCATGATATCAGGGCACAATCGGAATCTATTTCGGAACAAGGGGCAGGTTTTGCTCCTTTGTTGATATTTGGTGGTCAAATTCCTTTTAGATTATCTGGACATGGTGGTTTTGAGGCTCTCTTTAATGGGACTCCAGGTATTGGTCTTACACGAGGCAACACAGGTGATTATTTTATTGGTCCTGGACTTGAAGAACTGTTTGAACAGCTCTCAGCTAATACTCGCCAAGGGCCTCCGCCTGCATCCAGATCCTCTATAGATGCAATGCCTACTATCAAAGTTACACAGAGGCATCTTCGTTCGGATTCACATTGTCCGGTGTGCAAAGATAAATTTGAGGTAGGGACTGAAGCAAGACAAATGCCATGTAACCATATGTACCACTCAGATTGTATTGTTCCATGGTTGGTCCAGCATAACTCCTGCCCTGTTTGCCGTCAAGAATTGCCACCACAAGGATTGAGTGGTAACCAAGGCTTGAATGGCCGAAGTAGAGGTAACTTTAGTGGCAGCAGTAGTGGTAGGAGTGGTAGGGAGAACCAGGGAAGGCGAAATCCGTTTTCATTTTTGTGGCGTTTCCGCAGTTCTAATTCTAGCAGCAATGATAGAGCAACCCGAAGCAGCTCACCAACACCATCATTCCCCGATAGTAGTCATCACACGGAGTATTCTGGGTGGCCATTTGAATGA